In Xiphophorus maculatus strain JP 163 A chromosome 15, X_maculatus-5.0-male, whole genome shotgun sequence, the following are encoded in one genomic region:
- the fbxo16 gene encoding F-box only protein 16 isoform X1, with protein sequence MVYPLIGNVCWGRQMPLELQPSSSRATMQTKRSAWTPLNHPQINSKLFDERRQLLAKWFRSWSDSQRKAVLGDFVLRCSVEQLRSLSLTVSRRLPLQAADFTCLLPRALCLYLFSFLDPRSLCRCAQVSWHWRSIVELDQLWMAKCLRLGWCITFSPSAFERGVWKRHYIETVQDLRRRLLQTPSMPPELEIPSAISGGRKQPPELVKNDKEHPVPTIQPPESSSRSGLKTEKKAKALPPWRDSDRHPKDTMRFNYLDNLDPVEQTFREQMRSKTSTCRSGASQNGDGKRKTPSEATYKLRKAKSLMFLRAQDSSPPVPANRLSTDPRTQTRPSWASPAQDHPITIETAVNLLSMTRWNAGVRPGPVRPSVPQLSLEALKAARRSQRSTPSIRLFNI encoded by the exons ATGGTTTACCCACTAATAGGGAACGTGTGCTGGGGTAGACAG ATGCCACTTGAATTACAGCCTTCGTCTAGCCGTGCCACAATGCAAACCAAGCGGAGTGCATGGACCCCACTGAACCATCCGCAGATCAACAGCAAG CTGTTTGATGAGAGGAGACAGCTTCTGGCAAAATGG TTTCGTAGCTGGTCCGACAGccagaggaaggctgtgctgGGGGACTTTGTGCTCCGCTGTTCGGTGGAGCAGCTCAGGTCCCTGAGCCTCACCGTGAGCAGACGGCTCCCCCTGCAGGCTGCAGACTTCACCTGCCTGCTGCCCAGAGCCCTCTGCCTCTACTTGTTCTCCTTCCTGGACCCTCGCAGCCTCTGCCGATGTGCTCAG GTGAGCTGGCACTGGAGGAGCATCGTGGAGCTGGACCAACTGTGGATGGCCAAGTGTCTACGGCTCGGCTGGTGCATCACCTTCTCCCCCTCGGCCTTTGAGCGGGGTGTCTGGAAGAGACACTACATAGAGACTGTTCAGGATCTGCGACGCAGACTGCTGCAG ACACCGTCAATGCCACCGGAGCTTGAAATTCCTTCAGCCATCAGCGGTGGACGAAAGCAACCACCAGAACTGGTTAAGAACGACAAGGAGCATCCAGTTCCCACCATCCAGCCTCCTGAGTCCAGCTCCAGATCAgggttaaaaacagaaaagaaggcTAAAGCCCTGCCACCAtggagagactcagacagaCACCCAAAGGATACAATGCGCTTCAACTACCTGGACAACCTGGATCCCGTGGAGCAGACCTTTAGAGA GCAAATGAGAAGTAAAACCTCCACATGCCGCAGCGGTGCGTCCCAGAACGGTGACGGAAAGAGAAAAACGCCATCTGAGGCCACGTACAAACTACGCAAAGCTAAGTCTCTG ATGTTCCTCAGAGCCCAGGACTCCTCCCCACCTGTTCCTGCTAATCGTCTCTCCACAGACCCTCGGACCCAAACCCGCCCCTCATGGGCATCTCCTGCTCAGGACCACCCAATTACCATTGAGACAGCCGTGAACCTGCTCAGCATGACCCGGTGGAACGCCGGGGTCCGACCCGGGCCAGTGAGGCCGTCGGTCCCCCAGTTAAGTTTGGAGGCCCTCAAGGCAGCCCGGCGCTCTCAGCGGAGCACTCCCA GTATACGGTTGTTCAATATTTGA
- the fbxo16 gene encoding F-box only protein 16 isoform X2 translates to MMPLELQPSSSRATMQTKRSAWTPLNHPQINSKLFDERRQLLAKWFRSWSDSQRKAVLGDFVLRCSVEQLRSLSLTVSRRLPLQAADFTCLLPRALCLYLFSFLDPRSLCRCAQVSWHWRSIVELDQLWMAKCLRLGWCITFSPSAFERGVWKRHYIETVQDLRRRLLQTPSMPPELEIPSAISGGRKQPPELVKNDKEHPVPTIQPPESSSRSGLKTEKKAKALPPWRDSDRHPKDTMRFNYLDNLDPVEQTFREQMRSKTSTCRSGASQNGDGKRKTPSEATYKLRKAKSLMFLRAQDSSPPVPANRLSTDPRTQTRPSWASPAQDHPITIETAVNLLSMTRWNAGVRPGPVRPSVPQLSLEALKAARRSQRSTPSIRLFNI, encoded by the exons ATG ATGCCACTTGAATTACAGCCTTCGTCTAGCCGTGCCACAATGCAAACCAAGCGGAGTGCATGGACCCCACTGAACCATCCGCAGATCAACAGCAAG CTGTTTGATGAGAGGAGACAGCTTCTGGCAAAATGG TTTCGTAGCTGGTCCGACAGccagaggaaggctgtgctgGGGGACTTTGTGCTCCGCTGTTCGGTGGAGCAGCTCAGGTCCCTGAGCCTCACCGTGAGCAGACGGCTCCCCCTGCAGGCTGCAGACTTCACCTGCCTGCTGCCCAGAGCCCTCTGCCTCTACTTGTTCTCCTTCCTGGACCCTCGCAGCCTCTGCCGATGTGCTCAG GTGAGCTGGCACTGGAGGAGCATCGTGGAGCTGGACCAACTGTGGATGGCCAAGTGTCTACGGCTCGGCTGGTGCATCACCTTCTCCCCCTCGGCCTTTGAGCGGGGTGTCTGGAAGAGACACTACATAGAGACTGTTCAGGATCTGCGACGCAGACTGCTGCAG ACACCGTCAATGCCACCGGAGCTTGAAATTCCTTCAGCCATCAGCGGTGGACGAAAGCAACCACCAGAACTGGTTAAGAACGACAAGGAGCATCCAGTTCCCACCATCCAGCCTCCTGAGTCCAGCTCCAGATCAgggttaaaaacagaaaagaaggcTAAAGCCCTGCCACCAtggagagactcagacagaCACCCAAAGGATACAATGCGCTTCAACTACCTGGACAACCTGGATCCCGTGGAGCAGACCTTTAGAGA GCAAATGAGAAGTAAAACCTCCACATGCCGCAGCGGTGCGTCCCAGAACGGTGACGGAAAGAGAAAAACGCCATCTGAGGCCACGTACAAACTACGCAAAGCTAAGTCTCTG ATGTTCCTCAGAGCCCAGGACTCCTCCCCACCTGTTCCTGCTAATCGTCTCTCCACAGACCCTCGGACCCAAACCCGCCCCTCATGGGCATCTCCTGCTCAGGACCACCCAATTACCATTGAGACAGCCGTGAACCTGCTCAGCATGACCCGGTGGAACGCCGGGGTCCGACCCGGGCCAGTGAGGCCGTCGGTCCCCCAGTTAAGTTTGGAGGCCCTCAAGGCAGCCCGGCGCTCTCAGCGGAGCACTCCCA GTATACGGTTGTTCAATATTTGA
- the fzd3 gene encoding frizzled-3 isoform X1, which yields MDLLWVLSVSMLAACVAIPMDAAAGSHSLFTCEPITLRMCQGLPYNSTFMPNIMNHYDQQTAALAMEPFHPMVNLQCSPDLRMFLCAIYAPVCTEYGRMTLPCRRLCLQARSDCYKLMDMFGVSWPEEMDCNRFPDCDEPYPRPADLLSTSDSTESPVSVQRDYGFWCPRELKIEPELGYSFLGVRDCSAPCPNMYFTREELTFARYFIGVVSIVCLSATLFTFLTFLIDVSRFRYPERPIIFYAVCYMMVSLVFFLGFLLEDRVSCNAASPGKFRASTVTQGSHNKACTLLFMVLYFFTMAGSVWWVILTITWFLAAVPKWGSEAIEKKALLFHACAWGVPGVLTVTLLAMNKIEGDSVSGVCFVGLYNLTALRWFLLAPLGLDVVVGVVLLLAGIAALNRVRMEIPLEKENQEKLVKFMIRIGVFSVLYLVPLLTVVACYLYESSYRTVWETTWVQEKCRDYHIPCPYKVESTSRPDLALFLIKYLMMLIVGIPSVFWVGSKKTCFEWASFFHGKRRKEALTPCPTACSTHSSILSYHTHRPTTFPLSLPTLLRLSLPTFSSSSTSSLPRLSGMVNDSRQVLQEPDFAQLLYRDPNTPIVRKSRGTSTQGTSTHASSTHLAMLDEPPSASTSRAGSVHSARSKMSSYHGSLHRSRDGRYTGSSMPRLSDQSRHCSTNRLDGLSRHDSALRLDSQSRHSSTRDLSGAAQAVLGVPGNGIHRILDEDGAAA from the exons ATGGATCTCCTGTGGGTGCTCTCCGTGTCGATGCTCGCCGCCTGCGTGGCCATCCCCATGGACGCTGCAGCAGGCAGCCACAGTCTGTTCACCTGTGAGCCCATCACCCTGCGCATGTGTCAGGGGCTGCCATATAACTCCACCTTCATGCCCAACATCATGAACCACTACGACCAGCAGACGGCTGCTCTCGCCATGGAG CCGTTCCATCCTATGGTGAACCTGCAGTGCTCTCCAGACCTCAGGATGTTCCTGTGTGCCATCTATGCTCCGGTGTGCACCGAGTACGGCCGGATGACTCTGCCCTGTCGCCGCCTCTGCCTGCAGGCCAGGAGCGACTGCTACAAACTGATGGACATGTTTGGTGTCAGCTGGCCAGAGGAGATGGACTGCAACAG GTTCCCAGACTGCGATGAGCCCTACCCTCGACCTGCGGACCTCCTGTCCACTTCAGACTCAACCGAGTCCCCCGTCTCTGTCCAGCGGGACTACGGCTTCTGGTGTCCCCGGGAACTCAAAATCGAGCCAGAACTCGGCTATTCCTTCCTGGGGGTTCGAGACTGCTCCGCCCCGTGTCCCAACATGTATTTTACTCGCGAGGAACTGACGTTTGCCCGCTATTTTATCGGGGTGGTGTCCATCGTCTGCCTGTCAGCGACACTCTTCACCTTCCTGACTTTCCTCATCGATGTGTCAAGGTTCCGCTACCCGGAGCGGCCCATTATCTTCTACGCCGTCTGCTACATGATGGTGTCCTTGGTGTTCTTCCTCGGCTTCCTGCTGGAGGACAGAGTTTCCTGTAATGCAGCGAGTCCTGGGAAATTTAGGGCGTCCACAGTGACTCAAGGCTCCCATAATAAG GCCTGCACGCTTCTCTTCATGGTGCTGTACTTCTTCACCATGGCTGGCAGTGTGTGGTGGGTCATACTGACCATCACCTGGTTCCTAGCAGCTGTTCCTAAGTGGGGCAGTGAGGCCATAGAGAAGAAGGCGCTCCTCTTCCACGCCTGCGCCTGGGGCGTCCCGGGTGTCCTCACCGTCACTCTGCTCGCCATGAACAAGATAGAGGGAGACAGCGTGAGCGGCGTGTGCTTTGTGGGGCTTTACAACCTGACGGCACTGCGTTGGTTCCTGCTGGCCCCACTGGGACTGGACGTCGTG GTGGGAGTTGTGCTCCTGCTGGCCGGCATCGCTGCTCTTAACCGGGTCCGCATGGAGATCCCGCTGGAGAAGGAGAACCAGGAGAAGCTGGTGAAATTCATGATTCGCATCGGCGTGTTCTCCGTTCTCTACCTGGTTCCCCTGTTGACCGTCGTGGCCTGCTACCTTTATGAGAGCAGCTACCGGACCGTCTGGGAGACCACCTGGGTGCAGGAGAAGTGCAGAGACTACCACATCCCCTGCCCATATAAG GTGGAGAGCACCAGCCGGCCCGACCTGGCGCTCTTCCTCATCAAATACCTGATGATGCTGATTGTGGGAATCCCCTCTGTCTTCTGGGTGGGCAGTAAGAAGACCTGCTTTGAGTGGGCCAGCTTCTTCCACGGCAAGAGACGCAAAGA AGCATTAACTCCCTGTCCCACTGCCTGCTCCACCCACTCCTCCATCCTCTCCTACCACACCCACCGCCCCACCACCTTCCCCCTGTCTCTCCCCACCCTTCTGCGTCTCTCCCTGCCtaccttctcctcctcctccacctcctccctgccCCGCCTCAGTGGGATGGTCAACGACAGCCGTCAGGTTCTCCAGGAGCCCGACTTTGCCCAGCTGCTGTACCGGGACCCCAACACGCCCATCGTGAGGAAGTCGAGGGGCACGTCCACCCAGGGAACCTCCACCCACGCCTCCTCCACCCATCTGGCCATGCTGGACGAGCCGCCCAGCGCCAGCACCAGCCGGGCCGGATCGGTGCACAGCGCTCGCTCCAAGATGAGCAGTTACCATGGCAGCCTGCACCGCTCCAGAGACGGCAG GTACACAGGGTCCAGCATGCCCCGCCTCAGCGACCAGTCCAGACACTGCAGCACCAACCGACTGGACGGCCTGTCCAGACACGACTCCGCCTTGCGCCTGGACAGCCAATCGCGGCACAGCAGCACCAGAGACCTGAGTGGCGCCGCGCAGGCCGTCCTCGGCGTCCCCGGAAACGGGATTCACCGGATCCTGGACGAGGATGGAGCTGCAGCCTGA
- the fzd3 gene encoding frizzled-3 isoform X2, whose protein sequence is MDLLWVLSVSMLAACVAIPMDAAAGSHSLFTCEPITLRMCQGLPYNSTFMPNIMNHYDQQTAALAMEPFHPMVNLQCSPDLRMFLCAIYAPVCTEYGRMTLPCRRLCLQARSDCYKLMDMFGVSWPEEMDCNRFPDCDEPYPRPADLLSTSDSTESPVSVQRDYGFWCPRELKIEPELGYSFLGVRDCSAPCPNMYFTREELTFARYFIGVVSIVCLSATLFTFLTFLIDVSRFRYPERPIIFYAVCYMMVSLVFFLGFLLEDRVSCNAASPGKFRASTVTQGSHNKACTLLFMVLYFFTMAGSVWWVILTITWFLAAVPKWGSEAIEKKALLFHACAWGVPGVLTVTLLAMNKIEGDSVSGVCFVGLYNLTALRWFLLAPLGLDVVVGVVLLLAGIAALNRVRMEIPLEKENQEKLVKFMIRIGVFSVLYLVPLLTVVACYLYESSYRTVWETTWVQEKCRDYHIPCPYKVESTSRPDLALFLIKYLMMLIVGIPSVFWVGSKKTCFEWASFFHGKRRKDGMVNDSRQVLQEPDFAQLLYRDPNTPIVRKSRGTSTQGTSTHASSTHLAMLDEPPSASTSRAGSVHSARSKMSSYHGSLHRSRDGRYTGSSMPRLSDQSRHCSTNRLDGLSRHDSALRLDSQSRHSSTRDLSGAAQAVLGVPGNGIHRILDEDGAAA, encoded by the exons ATGGATCTCCTGTGGGTGCTCTCCGTGTCGATGCTCGCCGCCTGCGTGGCCATCCCCATGGACGCTGCAGCAGGCAGCCACAGTCTGTTCACCTGTGAGCCCATCACCCTGCGCATGTGTCAGGGGCTGCCATATAACTCCACCTTCATGCCCAACATCATGAACCACTACGACCAGCAGACGGCTGCTCTCGCCATGGAG CCGTTCCATCCTATGGTGAACCTGCAGTGCTCTCCAGACCTCAGGATGTTCCTGTGTGCCATCTATGCTCCGGTGTGCACCGAGTACGGCCGGATGACTCTGCCCTGTCGCCGCCTCTGCCTGCAGGCCAGGAGCGACTGCTACAAACTGATGGACATGTTTGGTGTCAGCTGGCCAGAGGAGATGGACTGCAACAG GTTCCCAGACTGCGATGAGCCCTACCCTCGACCTGCGGACCTCCTGTCCACTTCAGACTCAACCGAGTCCCCCGTCTCTGTCCAGCGGGACTACGGCTTCTGGTGTCCCCGGGAACTCAAAATCGAGCCAGAACTCGGCTATTCCTTCCTGGGGGTTCGAGACTGCTCCGCCCCGTGTCCCAACATGTATTTTACTCGCGAGGAACTGACGTTTGCCCGCTATTTTATCGGGGTGGTGTCCATCGTCTGCCTGTCAGCGACACTCTTCACCTTCCTGACTTTCCTCATCGATGTGTCAAGGTTCCGCTACCCGGAGCGGCCCATTATCTTCTACGCCGTCTGCTACATGATGGTGTCCTTGGTGTTCTTCCTCGGCTTCCTGCTGGAGGACAGAGTTTCCTGTAATGCAGCGAGTCCTGGGAAATTTAGGGCGTCCACAGTGACTCAAGGCTCCCATAATAAG GCCTGCACGCTTCTCTTCATGGTGCTGTACTTCTTCACCATGGCTGGCAGTGTGTGGTGGGTCATACTGACCATCACCTGGTTCCTAGCAGCTGTTCCTAAGTGGGGCAGTGAGGCCATAGAGAAGAAGGCGCTCCTCTTCCACGCCTGCGCCTGGGGCGTCCCGGGTGTCCTCACCGTCACTCTGCTCGCCATGAACAAGATAGAGGGAGACAGCGTGAGCGGCGTGTGCTTTGTGGGGCTTTACAACCTGACGGCACTGCGTTGGTTCCTGCTGGCCCCACTGGGACTGGACGTCGTG GTGGGAGTTGTGCTCCTGCTGGCCGGCATCGCTGCTCTTAACCGGGTCCGCATGGAGATCCCGCTGGAGAAGGAGAACCAGGAGAAGCTGGTGAAATTCATGATTCGCATCGGCGTGTTCTCCGTTCTCTACCTGGTTCCCCTGTTGACCGTCGTGGCCTGCTACCTTTATGAGAGCAGCTACCGGACCGTCTGGGAGACCACCTGGGTGCAGGAGAAGTGCAGAGACTACCACATCCCCTGCCCATATAAG GTGGAGAGCACCAGCCGGCCCGACCTGGCGCTCTTCCTCATCAAATACCTGATGATGCTGATTGTGGGAATCCCCTCTGTCTTCTGGGTGGGCAGTAAGAAGACCTGCTTTGAGTGGGCCAGCTTCTTCCACGGCAAGAGACGCAAAGA TGGGATGGTCAACGACAGCCGTCAGGTTCTCCAGGAGCCCGACTTTGCCCAGCTGCTGTACCGGGACCCCAACACGCCCATCGTGAGGAAGTCGAGGGGCACGTCCACCCAGGGAACCTCCACCCACGCCTCCTCCACCCATCTGGCCATGCTGGACGAGCCGCCCAGCGCCAGCACCAGCCGGGCCGGATCGGTGCACAGCGCTCGCTCCAAGATGAGCAGTTACCATGGCAGCCTGCACCGCTCCAGAGACGGCAG GTACACAGGGTCCAGCATGCCCCGCCTCAGCGACCAGTCCAGACACTGCAGCACCAACCGACTGGACGGCCTGTCCAGACACGACTCCGCCTTGCGCCTGGACAGCCAATCGCGGCACAGCAGCACCAGAGACCTGAGTGGCGCCGCGCAGGCCGTCCTCGGCGTCCCCGGAAACGGGATTCACCGGATCCTGGACGAGGATGGAGCTGCAGCCTGA